The following nucleotide sequence is from Mytilus edulis chromosome 13, xbMytEdul2.2, whole genome shotgun sequence.
tatccgatatcatttgtgaaacggttattccataacggtcaaccaactcgtgatgtcgcccgtaaaatttacgaagagatgatttcaacttcaccatttggaattcttgatttaatggcttccttgtgagcaacaacactctatcaaaacaatcatgataaaaaatgcaagaacgggaatatcgtatcaattggaagatatatactccgtatgcaggagctgctggaatgttgctactttgaaaagttcacaattggaaagctgaaatcatctattttgtcGTAACGTTtggttttcaatcgaccctcattgtcaatttatagatgtaagtcaagaaatgaggccgacttaactgtatctgttgtatcctttatctctagttcaatgggatagatgcgttcgacatagtcaccaaattttgaattatttagtgaaagaacatcatctatatagcgaaacgtagagttaaaggatattgctaacttcttatcttttttcctaagaagttcctgtatgaagtaagcctcataataataaagaaacaagtcgacaagaagaggggcacaattcgttcccactggaatgccgatagtctgttgaaaacacGTCCCCCGAAcgtgacaaatatgttgtcaatcaagaaatcaagcatcttatataatgtcagtttcagagaatttttcgtttgaatcagagtgatcctttacaaagtaggatttatcccttcctaagacaagatacttgtatctttgttggccattcttttttatgaaacaaagcaatatcaactctttcaatttgtcttttagtttggaatgtggaatacttgtataaagtgtacaaaagtcaaatgttttaatactattacaagatgaaagagagttagattgtatgttctctaaaagatcttttgaacttttaagtatccacatctgattcacaccacctctagaataggcagtttcacaataactttgaagcccgtctttgattgctgataaaatagatgttaataatttagaaagaggtttcgtcgAGCAATcagaagacccagcaatataccgttgtttgtaaggacacttattcagtttaggtatccaatacagtgatggaagatccagttcatcatctttggttaaaattccaaaggaacatagaacaaacctatgattatccaggatttcctctttggtaagtgtcgtgagggtatatgttgggtttccaagtgaattgtcaatacctaattcgtttatcaagtagttaatgtaatgagttttacacacaaaaacgatgttgttgtTTGTGAAACGTACAACGcaatataaaactttatataacTGAAAACCTTTaatagaataaagaaaaacataCTTATAgcagtaaaggagtaggttcagtaagacccctttttggccccaaaatatagcagttttacaaaattgttaaaatgtaaacctttagttatttattggacagtaaaattcttctgctacataaatatgggctgtttttgacaatacaatgcacatatatccggtactagcaccattaagtcatgctaaattactgaaatcctcataattctagcattttagttaaatgttAGACTGTTTTAGTGTAAAACGAAAGtgaccgcattcgtgttcatccttaatattgaaatgtaagttgtattttatgataatacataacatatataaaggttgaggatgaacacggatgcggccacattTATTTTTACCAAACACCATCTggaaagtgacatttttcggcattttaggtagatttttcatatttgagatTGAATCGgttcgtttttaatgactaaatctgttaaaatctttcacataaactaattaattcaaataaaatagacacttaagtgtttcaaaagtggtcaaaatctttcgtcagatgaacctgaaatttgaggccaaaatcggtccttaccggacctactccttttaaataTACACGATGTTCTACTTAATTTCATTCAATATAGTAATAAATTGTTTGATATTAAAATGTCAGCTCTAAAACGATATTACATCGCGAATTATGTCATTGTTCATTGTGGGAGCATTTCGAGCTAGAACTTCGGGGTTAGGAAAAACACGTGGCTTCGTTATCTGAAATTGTTCTCCACCTTTCCATACAGCAATTGGTACAATGACTTTCTTAATTCGTCTGTTTTGAGATCTACCATCTTCCAGGTCATGGTCAACATCTATAATTTTCAAAACTGTTATGTCTGCCGATTTTCCTGTAGTTAGACTACCAATGGAATTCTGCAATTTTATTGCACGTGCTGGTGTTAAGGTTGTTGCTTTCACTATTTCTGTTATAGGCATGCCAATGTGTAGAAACTTTGACATAACTGTTGGAAGATCATATACTGGGCCATCATGATTTCCAGTGTGTAAATCACTCCCAATTATATCTGGCCAAAATCCAGATTTCGCGCAAATTTCAGCAACAGGCCAACTAAATGCTTTCTGACCATGACCTACATCAAAGAGAACTCCTCTTTGTTTTGCGTCGATTACATCTGGGTATACAGACCTCGTAGACGCATCTATTATAGTACTTTTGTGTCCAATAAATGTGTGCGTGTAGATGTCACCAGGACGCAAATCACGTGGACAGCACAAAATTAAAGATCTCTCTGAATTGAATAAATAATACGTATTTATATAACGATTGACCATTCCATAATAAATGCAACTtaataaaagaattaaagttttttatttgctcatactgaattttattttattagtctaaaatatatattatgtgtGGTAATATTATTGAAGTGTACTCgactgttttatattttaaaaataaaagtaaagaatactattttaatgaaatagatacactttttgacaaaaacagaatttttgtgattataGAGGCAAAAAAATCTGACTCCTAGGACACATTTGATGAGCTAAACTAGCCAAAAGTAATGATGAATTTACAGATTGTCTTCTCAATTTAATGATTTACATATTAACATTCTAAAATTGAAACGGAATTTACAATAGGTGAGGTATTTGCTTGAATATAAATGAACTGTTTCATGAAACTTGTATTTGAACTAATAGAATAACTGAAATATACCATCTGATAATAAATGATATTAACTACACATATCAATCCTCGAGTTGTACTGTTTTTTAAACTTGTACATACCATCTGACTGTGTAGGTATTGTTGATATAGTATGATGAACCATCAGTGGAAGGCCAACTCGTTGTGATGCCTCAAGTGATCTCCTGAAATATATGTCATGATGAATATATCATTTTCCATACAAAATAAAATGCCATTGCAAAGCAATGCGTGTGCCGCAGTTTAACGTTAATCGTGTATATTGTATTTGAGATATCACTAATGCGCCTCTGATTGAGGAACACAAAGtggtttgtaaacaaaaaatctctgtgtagtgatattggacatgtttaaatttcaaacaCGTGACTGAGCTTAACTTTTTGTGTTGATCTGGAAAGTATAGGACCTtagaataaatgtttaaaaactatattatatgtattcaaagtattgaattttCTACGAAATTATTGTATGAAAAAAGGGACTTTTTACCATGAAGAGCCGCATTcatttgctaatttacggaaaacgaaatcacacttcgtacccaaAACATTTAActacatatgtgaaaatgtctcagcttcgaaaatAGCCATCTATATATACGAatttacgatatgggctgagctacagaagaaaacgttaccattaccgccgacggagaaacaattgcgcatattgccccattcGATATTTCGTTAGGGATTATTAATCATGTTTACTATATGAGACAACGCTCTGCTCGTTTCTAATTTTTCGGTTTTCGTCGAGTGCATTGGCGTTCTGTTAAGTTTTCGTGAActcaattttgttgattgttgatttCTATAAATTATTTACGATACAGTTAACTTTTGTTCAGAGATTTTTAGGCTTAAGTACAGTTTTAATCATTCAAATAATGAAAtctttttatcttaattttgtaGGGTTTAAGATATGAAATTCACGATTCCTGTTTTAAATCTGCATTATAGAAGTACCTGAATGCCTCTTCCTCATTTTTTCCTCCGTTAGATATCGTTTCAGACAGTCTAACTTTTACACCAACAATCATATCTCTGTTATTTTCAATACACTTTACGCATGCGTCAACATCCACTTGATTCAACGAGTCGATTTCTCCACCTGAAACTGAAAGAAGTCAAATGGTTACTTGTATTATTTCTACATGGCCagaataacattttgtttttaaatctagAAAACTTTTCAATACCCTTGATACTTGAATAATGtactcttttttaaatttaacaatgcATATCATCTATGCATTTACAAACTAACCTCCTGCAGCACATCCAGAAGAAGCTAACCCATGCTTAACTATGTGAAGAAAACATAATACTCTTGTGTGACTTTTTTCTGCAATAAATTTTCTTAAACCAGGAAAGGTCGATTCTCCTAGAAAATAAACAAGGTTAGGATAAGGTATAATCTACATTTGGTTTTtaatatatacaatttaataataaaaatacattattGTGTTGATAAAATTGTGCCTAAGCTTTATTCAAAGAATTGTTTTCAAGTATCTTTAAAAATTTACGTGTCTATGTCAGTAaccgtttgaaatgttttactatGAGAACTGCTTCCATCAAAGATTGGCTTTCAAAAAAGCAGAGTCCAAATTTTTATATCGTTTAAAGAATTatgcactgttttttttttttcataatttgtttaatcGATATTTGAATCATTTATATTCCTAACTTCAAATTGTTTGAGGTTGACTGTTCCCTGCTGACGATAAATCAAGAATAGTGGCAATACGCTTAAAATGTATttagttttgttatattttatcatCCATCATATGTGTCTGTTCCAGTCTTACTCTAATATGagcaaattttatttgaaaatgataaacaCACGTACCAGAACTTCCTGCATCTACAACCGTAGTCACTCCTCTGGATAGACATGTTTCATCCGGGTTAACCCCGAGAGGAGTCGCATGTTCGTAGCAATGCACGTGACAGTCGATTAATCCAGGGGTTATTAAACAATCCGTTGCATCAAATTCCTTTACAGCTTGAATATTAAGATTTTCTCCCACAGCTTTAATTACACCATTCGAAACTGCTACGCTTCCGGTAAAATCGATGCCATTGGCCGGATCAATAATTCTTCCATTTCTAATCAAAATATCAGCTTGTGTCATATTGATCAAATTTTACTGTGTTGGCTTCGTATTTCAAAACGTTATCTATACTTTAATATTTACAATGGTCACATATAGGTCAGATTGAATTATTGTGCCTTATATTTCGAGTTTTATAGATAACAATATGTCAGCAGGTTTTAAGGTGAACGTGAAATATTCAATATGAAGGTTTTGATGTACAGGACGTTATTTCCGATATTAAAATGATGGATACGAAATTCAAATTGAAATGTGAAgatatttgttttgattatatCAATTGTCAATTAACTAAGACTTCCACAACAATTTTGCGTCATTTCATGTTGTTTTATATGATTGGTTTCTTAAAAGATGTGTATCTAAACATTATTTtcgaaaacaaattttaaatttggtACACCATTCGCATCATTCATCTACTTACTAGTCTCCAGTGCTCGAATTACAACAAGTAGACACAATTTCAATGATGAGGTTGAAGAATGTTGACACAGCAATCCTTCATTAAGCGGCTACAATGGAATGTCTAGGTTTGAGGACTTTTTGGTTTCAAATAATGAAATTACTTAATGAACAGTAAGTTTCATTTTTCGTATTTGATATTAATATTATCGATATTACTCATAATCCGTAAGTAAAAGATACCTTGTGTATTTTTATATGAGTTCATAGAAACATGAGCAGTTCATTCAGGTCATGAAGCCATTAACAGATGACGTACAgagattttcatcaatttatgtttaaaagtcgaaaaatgtatatatatgaaacatGTGTTGCTGATAATATAGTTTTCCTTCCTAAATATTTCAAGTAGGCAGTTTTTGGTAGTAAAACTCTTGAATCATTCATTCTAGTAACCTTGCGAAATATGGCCTTTAACTTGAAATTAAGGTAATGGTCAGAGATCGATCTAGAGTCtactttttttttcactttacATGTTAGCGCTTTTCGACTGAAACCGTAGAGATAAAAAGTTATAGCAAAAGATTTGAACAATATGATTCGAATCTGATGACATTGAAAGTTTAGATATATGAATGGTTGGTAAAAGTTTAAAACTGGTTCATGATAAATCAAAGTCATTGTAATGGGTCGGTAGACAGTTGATCTTGACAAAAAGTCCACCATTAACAATCCTGTGTAAACCATAACTGATTAATTGCACGTAGGTAATTGACAAAAGTAtcagaaaattattttctttggaAACAGTGTAAAAAAGCCTTTTATATGACATGCGAGTGATATTGTATAAACTGGACTTTACCGATTATATCCAATTTCACAAGTTTGGTCTCTATGAATTGTCTAGTACATGATAAGGCATTGTTTTCGTTTCATGGGATTTCCGTGGGATTGTTTAGTCACATGGTGCTAAATATTCACAAAGCGTTAATGAACCGTGTGCGATGAAATCAACAATAATAATAGTATGAATCATTATTGATACACAGTGCAAATTAGTCAACATACATAAGCTGTCATACAACTTGAATGTCTGTAATGTTGTATGACAGCTTAATGCGCATCTGGTGcgagaaaattgataccgttaattttattatgtatGTTGATTTATTTGCACCGTGTATGAAAAGGTATtaacaaaagtaaattttaaaatggGAAAGGCCATAGCACCTGAATAATTCAAAACGCTGTTTGGTATAAGTTTCTCACGTTTGTCACAATAGCTATATAAACGTGAGATAATCAACGCTCTGATACAAGTGCAATAGACGTCTACATCAAAACTATAACATCAGCTTTTTACATATACGATAAATTATTACTTTATATAAACGTTTAAAAAAGACCAATTCTTTATAACTATACCAGTGATCAATAAAAACACAATCAAAAGGCAAAGCATTGATAAAATGACCGAGGCACGGCAAAAAAAACACCTTTATTTTGATAGTTGCGTTTATTTAAAATAGCAAATAAAAAAGATGAACAGTAATTCAGATGTTGTTTGAAATTGTATATCTGTTCTGTGATATTTTGTAtttagttttaataaatatatgacgagaagaaaaaaagaaacggtattgtgtaaataaaatatatatttatctaaaaGTTTTTGGTGTCTGATATATCACTGTTTTTATAACCATTAAATTATGGTGTTAATTAATTACACTtgatgaaaatagaaaataaaaaatagaactCACTTGACTCATTTTTTTAACAGTACATTCAGGTCATGAAGCAATACCTGTTGACGAACAAAGATTTTCGTCAATTTATGTTTAAAATgcacaaaatgtatttatatatgaaaCATGTGTTGTTGATGATATCGTTTCCCTTGCTCAATATTTAAAGTAGGCAGTTTTTGGTAGTTAAACTCTTGAACCATTCATTCTAGTAACCTTGCGATATATGGCCTTTAGCTTGAAATTAAGGTCATGATCAAAGATCAATTTAGAGTTCTACTTGCTGAATTTTGCATGTAAtgagataaaaacaataaactgtTTAAGAAGTTATAGCTTAAATATACGAATTATTGGTATAAGTTTCATGCTGATTCATGATATATCAAAGTAATGGAACGGTAGACAGTTGATCGTGACAAAAAGTTCACCAGAAACGACCCTGATGAATTTCAGGTAATTGACAAAAGAAACCATATATCTTTGGAAATCAGTGTAACAAAACCTTTTATGTGACACTCAGTGTGATATTGTATAACTTGAACTTGACCAATTATATCACAATATCACATGGTATGACAATAAGTCGACCTGAAACGACCCTGTGTAAACCAGAACTGATGAATTTCACGTATGTAATTGACAAAAGGAATCATatttttttggaatcagtgttACAAAACTTGTTATGTGACACTCAATGTGATATTGTATAACTTGGACTTAACCAATTATATCACAATATCACAAGTTatgacaaaatgtccaccagaaACGACCCTGTGTAAACCAGAACTGATGAATTTTACGTATGTAATTGACAaaagaaatcatattttttttcggaATCAGTGTAACAAAACCAGCTATGTGACACTCAATGTGATATTGTATAAACTGAACTTAACCAATTATATCACAATATCACAAGTAAGTGATAATGCATAGTTATCGTTTCGTGGGATTTTTAAGTCACATGGTGCTTAATATTCATTTAGCGTTAATGAATCGTGTGCGAttcaataaacaataataatattatgaaTCAGTTTTGAAATTTGCGATTCCATACGAGAAATCAACTTTAGATAGCGTCttctaaatttcatatttacattaCTTTCATTCCAGAAATTTCAATTCCTACAAGTTTTCTGGTCTTAATTTAGAGACCATGTAATCTGTAGTAAATATTTATCGCACTGatcaaaaaaaatcatgtaaactGGATAAAGATAAAAGCAAATTAAATAGAAACCCAATTTACAAACTCGACAAATCAGATAAAAACAGTTTTACACAATaggtatataaaaatataataagccTAGTCGACAAAAGTTGTGAATAATTCATCAGAGCTCTGGGGAAAATATCATCAATGTTCTGTGGAAACTACTGATATTCAATATTCAATGTTCAGAGTACAGGCACATGCGAATAAACGTTCTGGGTTGAACTAAAgtatttattaactatcgatagcacatgggtttgttgttatattgggaacatgtgtttatgtttacaataatatttaaattattttagcataacaataagtcacATTAACaaagttaaaagtttaaagttcTCTGTATGAT
It contains:
- the LOC139500893 gene encoding deacetylase Oant_2987-like; this translates as MTQADILIRNGRIIDPANGIDFTGSVAVSNGVIKAVGENLNIQAVKEFDATDCLITPGLIDCHVHCYEHATPLGVNPDETCLSRGVTTVVDAGSSGESTFPGLRKFIAEKSHTRVLCFLHIVKHGLASSGCAAGVSGGEIDSLNQVDVDACVKCIENNRDMIVGVKVRLSETISNGGKNEEEAFRRSLEASQRVGLPLMVHHTISTIPTQSDERSLILCCPRDLRPGDIYTHTFIGHKSTIIDASTRSVYPDVIDAKQRGVLFDVGHGQKAFSWPVAEICAKSGFWPDIIGSDLHTGNHDGPVYDLPTVMSKFLHIGMPITEIVKATTLTPARAIKLQNSIGSLTTGKSADITVLKIIDVDHDLEDGRSQNRRIKKVIVPIAVWKGGEQFQITKPRVFPNPEVLARNAPTMNNDIIRDVISF